One genomic segment of Sanyastnella coralliicola includes these proteins:
- a CDS encoding efflux RND transporter periplasmic adaptor subunit, giving the protein MSKTVKIILISLGVIILIAVLAAVFGGKRKGVEVSTDNTSIRTITETVSASGKIQPEVEVMISAEVSGLILDLPVKEGDLVGPGDLLVGINPDIYQSALGRAQAAVNTSRSTLASSKARKLQSEAQFLAAERSFERSQQLFEQGAISQADYDQALSNFEVSKAEVEAAEQSIKSAQFSIASAEASYREAADNLKRTELKAPMGGTVTALTKEVGEAVLGTSMMQGETIMKVSDLSSMEVNVEVNESDIVLVSLGDTAIVEVDAYIDEEFKGVVTEISNTALNSLTSSALSMDQVTNFSVKVRILPSSYKHLMKEGEEHLSPFRPGMSATVEIMTDKAEDVLAIPIKAVTTRSDTASNAYSQYINGGNDDSDDDEDKEDLTCVFVLENGQSMIRVVETGLQDSKYIEIINGLEDGDVVISGPYKEVSENLKNGKRVKVKDSDAKDEESEE; this is encoded by the coding sequence ATGTCTAAAACAGTCAAAATCATTCTGATCTCTCTTGGGGTGATCATACTTATTGCTGTACTCGCTGCTGTTTTTGGTGGGAAACGCAAAGGAGTAGAAGTCTCAACAGATAACACATCGATTCGTACGATTACTGAAACCGTTTCTGCCAGCGGTAAGATCCAACCAGAAGTGGAGGTGATGATCTCTGCTGAAGTAAGCGGACTGATCCTTGACCTTCCAGTGAAAGAAGGTGATTTGGTTGGTCCTGGTGACCTTTTGGTCGGCATCAACCCTGACATTTACCAATCGGCTTTGGGCCGTGCGCAGGCGGCGGTGAATACCTCTCGCTCTACACTGGCGTCTTCGAAGGCACGCAAGCTTCAATCTGAGGCGCAGTTCCTTGCTGCTGAACGTTCTTTTGAGCGTAGCCAACAACTGTTCGAACAAGGGGCCATTTCTCAAGCAGACTACGACCAAGCACTTTCGAACTTTGAAGTGAGCAAGGCTGAAGTTGAAGCAGCTGAACAGAGTATTAAATCGGCTCAGTTTTCTATCGCTAGCGCGGAAGCGTCATACCGTGAAGCGGCGGATAACCTTAAACGAACAGAACTCAAAGCTCCAATGGGAGGAACAGTGACAGCGTTGACCAAGGAAGTAGGTGAAGCCGTTCTCGGAACCAGCATGATGCAAGGAGAGACGATCATGAAGGTATCTGACCTCAGCAGCATGGAAGTGAATGTAGAAGTCAACGAAAGCGACATTGTTCTCGTCTCTTTGGGTGATACAGCCATCGTTGAAGTTGATGCTTACATCGACGAAGAATTCAAAGGCGTGGTTACTGAGATCAGCAATACTGCATTGAATTCCTTGACTTCATCAGCGCTAAGCATGGATCAAGTAACCAACTTCTCTGTGAAGGTGCGTATTCTTCCATCGAGCTATAAACACTTGATGAAGGAAGGTGAAGAGCACCTCTCGCCTTTCCGTCCGGGCATGTCGGCAACGGTGGAAATCATGACCGATAAAGCAGAAGATGTTCTCGCGATTCCTATCAAAGCGGTGACTACCCGTTCAGATACAGCATCGAACGCGTACAGCCAATACATCAACGGTGGCAATGACGATTCTGACGATGACGAAGACAAGGAAGACCTTACTTGTGTGTTCGTTTTGGAGAACGGCCAATCCATGATTCGTGTGGTTGAGACCGGACTTCAAGACAGTAAGTACATCGAGATCATTAATGGATTAGAAGACGGCGATGTCGTCATCAGCGGACCGTATAAAGAGGTTTCTGAAAACCTTAAGAACGGAAAGCGCGTGAAGGTGAAAGACAGTGATGCAAAAGACGAAGAGTCTGAAGAATGA
- a CDS encoding TolC family protein, giving the protein MSKILTLSLGLFLAVSLQAQEPWSLKRCIDHAFANNISIKQSELQLELNAVNKLQNFGTMLPSLNASASHGYNWGQTIDPFTNQFASERIRSNSLGLSTRLTIFNGFQNLNRYKQSTQDFEAQKQNLLRMQNDIALNVANTYLNVLFQEEFLKIAQSNLQSTEQQLDRIQKLVEVGAAPEGDLLDIQAQYSSDQASVITAENNRNLAYLSLRQLILVPSEEAGSFSIVAPDLGDLGTLTLPGSAETATNMAVNSFPEIKSAEASVASAQTGVQIAKGGMSPNLSASYSYGSGYSGATSVPQGELVPAGTIPIGFVEGSGDLVVTQDFTYTDGFETKAFNDQIRDNVNSSLFFSLSIPIFNGFSTHGNMQRAQINMETAELNLEQAKLTLTQNVESAYADALAALNNYRAAELSVSAAEKAMEYATVRFEEGASTIVEFTASRVRLDNARADLIRNKYDYLFRVKVVEFYMGQPITLR; this is encoded by the coding sequence ATGTCCAAAATTCTAACTCTTTCTCTCGGCCTATTCCTCGCAGTCTCTTTGCAGGCGCAGGAACCGTGGTCTTTGAAGCGTTGTATTGATCACGCCTTCGCGAACAATATCTCAATCAAGCAAAGCGAACTACAGCTTGAACTGAATGCGGTCAACAAGCTTCAAAACTTCGGTACAATGCTACCGTCGTTGAACGCATCTGCGTCTCACGGATACAACTGGGGTCAAACCATTGACCCGTTCACCAACCAGTTCGCCTCTGAACGTATCCGAAGCAATAGCCTTGGATTGAGTACACGGCTCACTATTTTCAATGGTTTCCAGAACCTAAATCGCTACAAGCAAAGCACACAAGATTTTGAAGCGCAGAAACAGAATCTCTTGCGCATGCAGAACGACATCGCTTTGAATGTGGCGAATACCTACCTCAATGTGTTGTTCCAAGAGGAGTTCTTAAAGATTGCACAGAGCAACCTTCAGTCAACGGAACAACAACTTGATCGTATCCAGAAATTGGTTGAAGTAGGTGCCGCTCCTGAAGGCGATCTTCTCGATATCCAAGCGCAATATTCAAGTGATCAAGCAAGTGTCATTACTGCTGAGAATAACCGTAATCTCGCGTACCTCTCGCTGCGCCAGCTAATCTTGGTTCCAAGCGAAGAAGCCGGATCATTCAGCATTGTCGCGCCAGACTTAGGCGACCTTGGCACATTGACTCTCCCTGGATCGGCCGAAACTGCCACAAACATGGCTGTAAACAGTTTCCCTGAAATCAAGAGCGCAGAAGCGTCAGTGGCCAGCGCCCAAACAGGTGTTCAAATTGCCAAAGGTGGTATGTCTCCTAACTTATCAGCGAGCTACTCTTACGGTTCAGGTTACTCAGGAGCAACATCTGTTCCCCAAGGTGAATTGGTGCCTGCTGGAACCATTCCTATTGGATTTGTAGAAGGCAGCGGTGACCTCGTTGTCACTCAAGACTTCACTTACACTGATGGATTCGAAACAAAAGCATTCAATGATCAGATCAGAGACAACGTAAACTCTAGTCTCTTCTTCAGTCTGTCTATTCCAATTTTCAACGGCTTCTCAACGCACGGAAACATGCAACGTGCCCAGATCAACATGGAAACTGCTGAGCTCAACCTTGAGCAAGCAAAGTTGACCTTGACACAAAATGTAGAGTCGGCATATGCAGATGCACTCGCTGCCTTAAATAACTACCGAGCTGCTGAGCTCAGTGTGAGCGCTGCAGAAAAAGCGATGGAATATGCAACAGTTCGTTTCGAAGAAGGAGCTTCTACCATTGTGGAGTTCACTGCTTCTCGCGTGCGTCTAGACAATGCACGTGCAGACCTGATCCGTAACAAATACGACTACCTGTTTAGAGTCAAAGTGGTTGAATTCTACATGGGACAACCTATAACGCTACGCTAA